From one Thamnophis elegans isolate rThaEle1 chromosome 9, rThaEle1.pri, whole genome shotgun sequence genomic stretch:
- the CEP44 gene encoding centrosomal protein of 44 kDa isoform X1, which translates to MATGDLKGNLHKIEQKLRVINYPSDVDYMGLAKGDPSVFLPIISYCFTSFSTYIAELVMESGLELTAKNDSRFVDAMYKLLRDQFQYKPVLSKQQFLQYGFAERKIQIVCDIISYIYKRHKEFSNMNKIKTQTEKRTHLIKSLSHTSFSNQSVTVANSTMDLQQKPQIERHKSVTNKHIPEDFISETLQEVKDCVVNKVEVLDCDTDVLDNIDVKVVKQDNELEDLKSQLAELQQKFHSLSSVDEKLQTLEKKLQGKIVIEENEWNNLLSRVLLLETQLLLHSKTADLSTELNNVSEEDYSSRNTTPSSFDKEKVELPDSPQQSSGYSSSVSADPSPKALAINDDVVSEVSKETAIQKMERISKMVEETSELLKISRNTSSE; encoded by the exons ATGGCTACAGGAGACCTGAAAGGAAACTTGCATAAGATAGAACAAAAACTTCGAGTTATAAATTATCCTAGTGATGTGGATTATATGGG GTTGGCAAAGGGTGATCCATCTGTATTTTTACCAATCATTAGCTACTGTTTCACATCATTCTCAACATATATTGCAGAGCTTGTAATGGAATCTGGGCTGGAACTTACAGCAAAGAATGATTCACGTTTTGTTGATGCTATGTATAag CTTCTTCGTGATCAATTTCAGTACAAACCAGTCCTGTCAAAACAGCAGTTCCTTCAATATGGCtttgcagaaagaaaaatacagattGTTTGTGATATTATTAGTTACATTTATAAAAGGCACAAAGAATTCAGTAACATGAATAAG ATAAAAACCCAAACAGAAAAGAGAACCCATTTGATTAAATCTCTATCCCACACAAGTTTTTCTAATCAGTCTGTTACTGTAGCTAACAGTACTATGGATTTGCAGCAG AAACCTCAAATAGAACGTCATAAAAGTGTGACTAACAAGCATATCCCTGAAGATTTCATCAGTGAAACACTGCAGGAAGTGAAAGATTGTGTTGTAAATAAGGTTGAAGTTTTGGACTGTGACACTGATGTCTTGGATAATATAGATGTAAAG GTTGTAAAGCAGGACAATGAATTAGAAGACTTGAAAAGTCAACTTGCTGAACTGCAGCAAAAGTTTCATTCATTGAGCAGTGTGGATGAAAAATTACAGACTTTAGAGaagaaactgcaagggaaaattGTTATAGAAGAGAATGAGTGGAATAATCTTTTGAGCCGCGTCCTCCTCCTTGAAACACAATTGTTGCTTCATTCCAAAACA GCTGATTTATCTACAGAATTAAACAATGTGAGTGAAGAAGATTATTCTAGCAGAAACACAACTCCATCTTCTTTTG ataaagagaaagtagaattgCCAGACAGTCCTCAACAGTCATCTGGATATAGTTCATCTGTATCAGCAGATCCATCTCCCAAAGCCCTGGCTATTAATGATGATGTTGTGTCAGAGGTTTCAAAG GAAACAGCAattcaaaaaatggaaagaataagCAAAAT GGTTGAGGAAACTTCAGAATTGTTGAAGATTTCACGTAACACCTCTTCAGAGTAA
- the CEP44 gene encoding centrosomal protein of 44 kDa isoform X2 has protein sequence MKNGSPQPLLLCTLPTCLFTHLVCLPWLAKGDPSVFLPIISYCFTSFSTYIAELVMESGLELTAKNDSRFVDAMYKLLRDQFQYKPVLSKQQFLQYGFAERKIQIVCDIISYIYKRHKEFSNMNKIKTQTEKRTHLIKSLSHTSFSNQSVTVANSTMDLQQKPQIERHKSVTNKHIPEDFISETLQEVKDCVVNKVEVLDCDTDVLDNIDVKVVKQDNELEDLKSQLAELQQKFHSLSSVDEKLQTLEKKLQGKIVIEENEWNNLLSRVLLLETQLLLHSKTADLSTELNNVSEEDYSSRNTTPSSFDKEKVELPDSPQQSSGYSSSVSADPSPKALAINDDVVSEVSKETAIQKMERISKMVEETSELLKISRNTSSE, from the exons ATGAAAAATGGAAGCCCCCAACCGCTGCTTCTCTGCACTCTGCCCACCTGCTTGTTCACTCACCTGGTGTGTCTGCCCTG GTTGGCAAAGGGTGATCCATCTGTATTTTTACCAATCATTAGCTACTGTTTCACATCATTCTCAACATATATTGCAGAGCTTGTAATGGAATCTGGGCTGGAACTTACAGCAAAGAATGATTCACGTTTTGTTGATGCTATGTATAag CTTCTTCGTGATCAATTTCAGTACAAACCAGTCCTGTCAAAACAGCAGTTCCTTCAATATGGCtttgcagaaagaaaaatacagattGTTTGTGATATTATTAGTTACATTTATAAAAGGCACAAAGAATTCAGTAACATGAATAAG ATAAAAACCCAAACAGAAAAGAGAACCCATTTGATTAAATCTCTATCCCACACAAGTTTTTCTAATCAGTCTGTTACTGTAGCTAACAGTACTATGGATTTGCAGCAG AAACCTCAAATAGAACGTCATAAAAGTGTGACTAACAAGCATATCCCTGAAGATTTCATCAGTGAAACACTGCAGGAAGTGAAAGATTGTGTTGTAAATAAGGTTGAAGTTTTGGACTGTGACACTGATGTCTTGGATAATATAGATGTAAAG GTTGTAAAGCAGGACAATGAATTAGAAGACTTGAAAAGTCAACTTGCTGAACTGCAGCAAAAGTTTCATTCATTGAGCAGTGTGGATGAAAAATTACAGACTTTAGAGaagaaactgcaagggaaaattGTTATAGAAGAGAATGAGTGGAATAATCTTTTGAGCCGCGTCCTCCTCCTTGAAACACAATTGTTGCTTCATTCCAAAACA GCTGATTTATCTACAGAATTAAACAATGTGAGTGAAGAAGATTATTCTAGCAGAAACACAACTCCATCTTCTTTTG ataaagagaaagtagaattgCCAGACAGTCCTCAACAGTCATCTGGATATAGTTCATCTGTATCAGCAGATCCATCTCCCAAAGCCCTGGCTATTAATGATGATGTTGTGTCAGAGGTTTCAAAG GAAACAGCAattcaaaaaatggaaagaataagCAAAAT GGTTGAGGAAACTTCAGAATTGTTGAAGATTTCACGTAACACCTCTTCAGAGTAA
- the CEP44 gene encoding centrosomal protein of 44 kDa isoform X3, with the protein MWIIWELVMESGLELTAKNDSRFVDAMYKLLRDQFQYKPVLSKQQFLQYGFAERKIQIVCDIISYIYKRHKEFSNMNKIKTQTEKRTHLIKSLSHTSFSNQSVTVANSTMDLQQKPQIERHKSVTNKHIPEDFISETLQEVKDCVVNKVEVLDCDTDVLDNIDVKVVKQDNELEDLKSQLAELQQKFHSLSSVDEKLQTLEKKLQGKIVIEENEWNNLLSRVLLLETQLLLHSKTADLSTELNNVSEEDYSSRNTTPSSFDKEKVELPDSPQQSSGYSSSVSADPSPKALAINDDVVSEVSKETAIQKMERISKMVEETSELLKISRNTSSE; encoded by the exons ATGTGGATTATATGGG AGCTTGTAATGGAATCTGGGCTGGAACTTACAGCAAAGAATGATTCACGTTTTGTTGATGCTATGTATAag CTTCTTCGTGATCAATTTCAGTACAAACCAGTCCTGTCAAAACAGCAGTTCCTTCAATATGGCtttgcagaaagaaaaatacagattGTTTGTGATATTATTAGTTACATTTATAAAAGGCACAAAGAATTCAGTAACATGAATAAG ATAAAAACCCAAACAGAAAAGAGAACCCATTTGATTAAATCTCTATCCCACACAAGTTTTTCTAATCAGTCTGTTACTGTAGCTAACAGTACTATGGATTTGCAGCAG AAACCTCAAATAGAACGTCATAAAAGTGTGACTAACAAGCATATCCCTGAAGATTTCATCAGTGAAACACTGCAGGAAGTGAAAGATTGTGTTGTAAATAAGGTTGAAGTTTTGGACTGTGACACTGATGTCTTGGATAATATAGATGTAAAG GTTGTAAAGCAGGACAATGAATTAGAAGACTTGAAAAGTCAACTTGCTGAACTGCAGCAAAAGTTTCATTCATTGAGCAGTGTGGATGAAAAATTACAGACTTTAGAGaagaaactgcaagggaaaattGTTATAGAAGAGAATGAGTGGAATAATCTTTTGAGCCGCGTCCTCCTCCTTGAAACACAATTGTTGCTTCATTCCAAAACA GCTGATTTATCTACAGAATTAAACAATGTGAGTGAAGAAGATTATTCTAGCAGAAACACAACTCCATCTTCTTTTG ataaagagaaagtagaattgCCAGACAGTCCTCAACAGTCATCTGGATATAGTTCATCTGTATCAGCAGATCCATCTCCCAAAGCCCTGGCTATTAATGATGATGTTGTGTCAGAGGTTTCAAAG GAAACAGCAattcaaaaaatggaaagaataagCAAAAT GGTTGAGGAAACTTCAGAATTGTTGAAGATTTCACGTAACACCTCTTCAGAGTAA